From a single Peromyscus maniculatus bairdii isolate BWxNUB_F1_BW_parent chromosome 4, HU_Pman_BW_mat_3.1, whole genome shotgun sequence genomic region:
- the Adnp gene encoding activity-dependent neuroprotector homeobox protein isoform X2, which yields MPKSYEALVQHVIEDHERIGYQVTAMIGHTNVVVPRAKPLMLIAPKPQEKKGMGLPPRISSLASGNVRSLPSQQMVNRLSIPKPNLNSTGVNMMSNVHLQQNNYGVKSMGQSYGVGQSVRLGLGGNAPVSIPQQSQSVKQLLPSGNGRSYGLGAEQRPPAAARYSLQTANTSSLPPGQVKSPVSQSQASRVLGQSSSKPPPAATGPPPSNHCATQKWKICTICNELFPENVYSVHFEKEHKAEKVPAVANYIMKIHNFTSKCLYCNRYLPTDTLLNHMLIHGLSCPYCRSTFNDVEKMAAHMRMVHIDEEMGPKTDSTLSFDLTLQQGSHTNIHLLVTTYNLRDAPAESVAYHAQNNAPVPPKPQPKVQEKADVPVKSSPQAAVPYKKDVGKTLCPLCFSILKGPISDALAHHLRERHQVIQTVHPVEKKLTYKCIHCLGVYTSNMTASTITLHLVHCRGVGKTQNGQDKTNAPSRLNQSPGLAPVKRTYEQMELPLLKKRKLEDDSDSPSCVEEKPEEPVVLALDPKGHEDDSYEARKSFLTKYFNKQPYPTRREIEKLAASLWLWKSDIASHFSNKRKKCVRDCEKYKPGVLLGFNMKELNKVKHEMDFDAEWLFENHDEKDSRVNASKTVDKKLHLGKEDDSFSDSFEHLEEESNGSGSPFDPVFEVEPKIPSDNIEEHVPKVIPEDALESEKLDQKEEEEEDSSKYETIRLTEEPTKLTHDASDSEVDQDDVVEWKDGASPSESGPGSQQISDFEDNACEVKPGTWSDESSQSEDARSSKPAAKKKATVQEDTEQVKWKNSSYGKVEGFWSKDQSQWENASENAERLPNPQIEWQNSTIDSEDGEQFDSMTDGVADPMHGSLTGVKLSSQQA from the coding sequence ATGCCCAAGTCCTATGAAGCTTTGGTACAGCATGTCATTGAGGACCATGAACGGATAGGCTATCAGGTCACTGCCATGATCGGGCACACAAACGTTGTAGTTCCCCGAGCCAAACCCTTGATGCTGATTGCTCCCAAGCCTCAAGAGAAGAAGGGCATGGGACTCCCACCAAGAATCAGTTCCCTTGCTTCTGGAAATGTCCGGTCTTTGCCATCACAGCAGATGGTGAATCGATTGTCAATACCAAAGCCTAACTTAAACTCAACAGGAGTCAACATGATGTCCAATGTTCACCTGCAGCAAAACAACTATGGAGTCAAATCTATGGGCCAGAGCTATGGTGTTGGCCAGTCAGTGAGGCTGGGTCTAGGTGGCAATGCTCCAGTTTCCATCCCCCAGCAGTCTCAGTCTGTGAAACAGTTACTTCCAAGTGGAAACGGGAGGTCCTATGGACTAGGTGCTGAGCAGAGGCCCCCGGCAGCGGCCAGGTACTCCTTGCAGACTGCCAACACCTCCTCTCTACCCCCAGGCCAGGTGAAGTCTCCTGTGTCTCAGTCACAGGCATCTAGAGTATTAGGTCAGTCCAGTTCTAAACCTCCACCAGCAGCCACGGGCCCTCCTCCAAGCAACCACTGTGCCACTCAGAAGTGGAAAATCTGTACAATCTGTAATGAGCTTTTTCCTGAGAACGTCTATAGTGTTCACTTCGAAAAGGAACATAAAGCTGAGAAGGTCCCAGCAGTGGCTAACTACATTATGAAAATACACAATTTTACTAGCAAATGCCTCTACTGTAACCGCTACTTGCCCACAGACACCCTGCTCAACCACATGTTAATTCATGGTCTGTCTTGTCCATATTGCCGCTCAACCTTCAATGACGTGGAAAAGATGGCAGCACACATGCGAATGGTTCATATTGATGAAGAGATGGGGCCTAAAACGGATTCTACTTTGAGCTTTGATTTGACGTTGCAACAGGGGAGTCACACCAACATCCATCTCCTGGTGACCACATACAACCTGAGGGATGCCCCAGCAGAATCAGTTGCTTACCATGCCCAAAATAATGCCCCAGTTCCTCCAAAGCCACAGCCAAAAGTTCAGGAAAAAGCAGATGTCCCTGTTAAAAGTTCACCTCAAGCTGCAGTGCCCTATAAAAAAGATGTTGGGAAAACGCTTTGCCCTCTTTGCTTTTCAATCCTAAAAGGACCCATATCTGATGCACTTGCACATCATTTACGGGAGAGACACCAAGTTATTCAGACAGTTCATCCAGTTGAGAAAAAGCTAACCTACAAATGTATCCATTGCCTTGGTGTGTATACTAGCAACATGACAGCCTCAACCATCACCCTGCATCTAGTCCACTGCAGGGGTGTGGGAAAAACCCAGAATGGCCAGGACAAGACAAATGCACCCTCTCGGCTCAATCAGTCTCCAGGCCTGGCCCCCGTGAAGCGCACCTATGAGCAGATGGAGTTGCCTCTGCTGAAAAAGCGAAAGCTGGAAGATGATAGTGATTCCCCCAGCTGCGTTGAAGAGAAGCCTGAAGAGCCTGTTGTTTTAGCTTTAGACCCCAAGGGTCATGAAGATGATTCTTATGAGGCTAGGAAAAGCTTTCTCACAAAGTACTTCAACAAACAGCCCTATCCCACCAGGAGAGAAATTGAGAAGTTAGCCGCCAGTCTGTGGCTCTGGAAGAGCGACATTGCTTCCCATTTCAGTAACAAGAGGAAGAAGTGTGTCCGCGACTGTGAGAAGTACAAGCCTGGTGTACTGCTGGGCTTTAACATGAAAGAGTTAAATAAAGTCAAACATGAGATGGATTTTGATGCTGAGTGGCTATTTGAAAATCATGACGAGAAGGACTCGAGAGTCAATGCTAGTAAGACTGTGGACAAAAAGCTTCACCTTGGGAAGGAAGATGACAGCTTCTCAGATAGTTTTGAGCATTTAGAAGAAGAGTCCAATGGAAGTGGCAGCCCTTTTGaccctgtctttgaagttgagccTAAAATTCCTAGTGATAATATAGAGGAGCATGTACCGAAGGTAATTCCTGAGGATGCTTTGGAATCTGAGAAGCTAGaccaaaaagaggaggaggaggaggatagtTCGAAATATGAAACTATCCGTTTGACTGAGGAACCAACCAAACTAACGCATGATGCCTCTGACAGTGAGGTGGACCAAGACGATGTGGTTGAGTGGAAAGATGGCGCTTCACCATCTGAGAGTGGGCCTGGTTCCCAACAGATCTCGGACTTTGAGGATAACGCGTGTGAAGTGAAACCGGGAACCTGGTCTGATGAGTCTTCCCAGAGTGAAGATGCAAGGAGCAGTAAGCCAGCTGCCAAAAAAAAGGCTACGGTGCAAGAGGACACAGAGCAGGTGAAATGGAAGAATAGTTCCTATGGAAAAGTTGAAGGGTTTTGGTCCAAGGACCAGTCACAGTGGGAAAATGCATCTGAGAATGCAGAGCGCTTACCAAACCCACAGATTGAgtggcagaatagcacaattgacAGTGAGGATGGGGAGCAGTTTGACAGCATGACTGATGGAGTTGCTGATCCCATGCATGGCAGCTTAACTGGAGTAAAACTGAGCAGCCAGCAAGCCTGA
- the Adnp gene encoding activity-dependent neuroprotector homeobox protein isoform X1 has translation MFQLPVNNLGSLRKARKTVKKILSDIGLEYCKEHIEDFKQFEPNDFYLKNTTWEDVGLWDPSLTKNQDYRTKPFCCSACPFSSKFFSAYKSHFRNVHSEDFENRILLNCPYCTFNADKKTLETHIKIFHAPNSSAPSSSLSTFKDKNKNDGLKPKQADSVEQAVYYCKKCTYRDPLYEIVRKHIYREHFQHVAAPYIAKAGEKSLNGAVPLGANAREECNIHCKRCLFMPKSYEALVQHVIEDHERIGYQVTAMIGHTNVVVPRAKPLMLIAPKPQEKKGMGLPPRISSLASGNVRSLPSQQMVNRLSIPKPNLNSTGVNMMSNVHLQQNNYGVKSMGQSYGVGQSVRLGLGGNAPVSIPQQSQSVKQLLPSGNGRSYGLGAEQRPPAAARYSLQTANTSSLPPGQVKSPVSQSQASRVLGQSSSKPPPAATGPPPSNHCATQKWKICTICNELFPENVYSVHFEKEHKAEKVPAVANYIMKIHNFTSKCLYCNRYLPTDTLLNHMLIHGLSCPYCRSTFNDVEKMAAHMRMVHIDEEMGPKTDSTLSFDLTLQQGSHTNIHLLVTTYNLRDAPAESVAYHAQNNAPVPPKPQPKVQEKADVPVKSSPQAAVPYKKDVGKTLCPLCFSILKGPISDALAHHLRERHQVIQTVHPVEKKLTYKCIHCLGVYTSNMTASTITLHLVHCRGVGKTQNGQDKTNAPSRLNQSPGLAPVKRTYEQMELPLLKKRKLEDDSDSPSCVEEKPEEPVVLALDPKGHEDDSYEARKSFLTKYFNKQPYPTRREIEKLAASLWLWKSDIASHFSNKRKKCVRDCEKYKPGVLLGFNMKELNKVKHEMDFDAEWLFENHDEKDSRVNASKTVDKKLHLGKEDDSFSDSFEHLEEESNGSGSPFDPVFEVEPKIPSDNIEEHVPKVIPEDALESEKLDQKEEEEEDSSKYETIRLTEEPTKLTHDASDSEVDQDDVVEWKDGASPSESGPGSQQISDFEDNACEVKPGTWSDESSQSEDARSSKPAAKKKATVQEDTEQVKWKNSSYGKVEGFWSKDQSQWENASENAERLPNPQIEWQNSTIDSEDGEQFDSMTDGVADPMHGSLTGVKLSSQQA, from the coding sequence gacTATCGGACAAAACCTTTTTGCTGCAGTGCTTGTCCGTTCTCCTCAAAATTCTTCTCTGCCTACAAGAGTCATTTCCGGAATGTCCATAGTGAAGACTTTGAAAATAGGATTCTCCTTAATTGCCCTTACTGTACCTTCAATGCAGATAAAAAGACTTTggaaacacacattaaaatatttcatgctCCAAACTCCAGCGCACCAAGTAGCAGCCTCAGCACTttcaaagataaaaacaaaaacgatGGCCTTAAACCCAAGCAGGCTGACAGTGTAGAGCAAGCCGTGTATTACTGCAAGAAGTGCACTTACCGAGACCCTCTTTATGAGATCGTCAGGAAGCACATCTACAGGGAACATTTTCAGCATGTGGCAGCACCGTACATAGCAAAGGCAGGAGAAAAATCACTCAATGGTGCAGTCCCCCTGGGCGCAAATGCCCGAGAAGAGTGTAACATCCACTGCAAGCGATGCCTTTTCATGCCCAAGTCCTATGAAGCTTTGGTACAGCATGTCATTGAGGACCATGAACGGATAGGCTATCAGGTCACTGCCATGATCGGGCACACAAACGTTGTAGTTCCCCGAGCCAAACCCTTGATGCTGATTGCTCCCAAGCCTCAAGAGAAGAAGGGCATGGGACTCCCACCAAGAATCAGTTCCCTTGCTTCTGGAAATGTCCGGTCTTTGCCATCACAGCAGATGGTGAATCGATTGTCAATACCAAAGCCTAACTTAAACTCAACAGGAGTCAACATGATGTCCAATGTTCACCTGCAGCAAAACAACTATGGAGTCAAATCTATGGGCCAGAGCTATGGTGTTGGCCAGTCAGTGAGGCTGGGTCTAGGTGGCAATGCTCCAGTTTCCATCCCCCAGCAGTCTCAGTCTGTGAAACAGTTACTTCCAAGTGGAAACGGGAGGTCCTATGGACTAGGTGCTGAGCAGAGGCCCCCGGCAGCGGCCAGGTACTCCTTGCAGACTGCCAACACCTCCTCTCTACCCCCAGGCCAGGTGAAGTCTCCTGTGTCTCAGTCACAGGCATCTAGAGTATTAGGTCAGTCCAGTTCTAAACCTCCACCAGCAGCCACGGGCCCTCCTCCAAGCAACCACTGTGCCACTCAGAAGTGGAAAATCTGTACAATCTGTAATGAGCTTTTTCCTGAGAACGTCTATAGTGTTCACTTCGAAAAGGAACATAAAGCTGAGAAGGTCCCAGCAGTGGCTAACTACATTATGAAAATACACAATTTTACTAGCAAATGCCTCTACTGTAACCGCTACTTGCCCACAGACACCCTGCTCAACCACATGTTAATTCATGGTCTGTCTTGTCCATATTGCCGCTCAACCTTCAATGACGTGGAAAAGATGGCAGCACACATGCGAATGGTTCATATTGATGAAGAGATGGGGCCTAAAACGGATTCTACTTTGAGCTTTGATTTGACGTTGCAACAGGGGAGTCACACCAACATCCATCTCCTGGTGACCACATACAACCTGAGGGATGCCCCAGCAGAATCAGTTGCTTACCATGCCCAAAATAATGCCCCAGTTCCTCCAAAGCCACAGCCAAAAGTTCAGGAAAAAGCAGATGTCCCTGTTAAAAGTTCACCTCAAGCTGCAGTGCCCTATAAAAAAGATGTTGGGAAAACGCTTTGCCCTCTTTGCTTTTCAATCCTAAAAGGACCCATATCTGATGCACTTGCACATCATTTACGGGAGAGACACCAAGTTATTCAGACAGTTCATCCAGTTGAGAAAAAGCTAACCTACAAATGTATCCATTGCCTTGGTGTGTATACTAGCAACATGACAGCCTCAACCATCACCCTGCATCTAGTCCACTGCAGGGGTGTGGGAAAAACCCAGAATGGCCAGGACAAGACAAATGCACCCTCTCGGCTCAATCAGTCTCCAGGCCTGGCCCCCGTGAAGCGCACCTATGAGCAGATGGAGTTGCCTCTGCTGAAAAAGCGAAAGCTGGAAGATGATAGTGATTCCCCCAGCTGCGTTGAAGAGAAGCCTGAAGAGCCTGTTGTTTTAGCTTTAGACCCCAAGGGTCATGAAGATGATTCTTATGAGGCTAGGAAAAGCTTTCTCACAAAGTACTTCAACAAACAGCCCTATCCCACCAGGAGAGAAATTGAGAAGTTAGCCGCCAGTCTGTGGCTCTGGAAGAGCGACATTGCTTCCCATTTCAGTAACAAGAGGAAGAAGTGTGTCCGCGACTGTGAGAAGTACAAGCCTGGTGTACTGCTGGGCTTTAACATGAAAGAGTTAAATAAAGTCAAACATGAGATGGATTTTGATGCTGAGTGGCTATTTGAAAATCATGACGAGAAGGACTCGAGAGTCAATGCTAGTAAGACTGTGGACAAAAAGCTTCACCTTGGGAAGGAAGATGACAGCTTCTCAGATAGTTTTGAGCATTTAGAAGAAGAGTCCAATGGAAGTGGCAGCCCTTTTGaccctgtctttgaagttgagccTAAAATTCCTAGTGATAATATAGAGGAGCATGTACCGAAGGTAATTCCTGAGGATGCTTTGGAATCTGAGAAGCTAGaccaaaaagaggaggaggaggaggatagtTCGAAATATGAAACTATCCGTTTGACTGAGGAACCAACCAAACTAACGCATGATGCCTCTGACAGTGAGGTGGACCAAGACGATGTGGTTGAGTGGAAAGATGGCGCTTCACCATCTGAGAGTGGGCCTGGTTCCCAACAGATCTCGGACTTTGAGGATAACGCGTGTGAAGTGAAACCGGGAACCTGGTCTGATGAGTCTTCCCAGAGTGAAGATGCAAGGAGCAGTAAGCCAGCTGCCAAAAAAAAGGCTACGGTGCAAGAGGACACAGAGCAGGTGAAATGGAAGAATAGTTCCTATGGAAAAGTTGAAGGGTTTTGGTCCAAGGACCAGTCACAGTGGGAAAATGCATCTGAGAATGCAGAGCGCTTACCAAACCCACAGATTGAgtggcagaatagcacaattgacAGTGAGGATGGGGAGCAGTTTGACAGCATGACTGATGGAGTTGCTGATCCCATGCATGGCAGCTTAACTGGAGTAAAACTGAGCAGCCAGCAAGCCTGA